The region CCGTCGTGTTGGACCCGCGGATCGTCGAACGCATCGATTCGATCGAGCCAGTTGGTTTTGGCGGCCGCGCCTATCGGCACGTTTCCCCGACACACTCGTCCATGTCGGGCGAAGGCGCCCGGCTACACGGCGGACGGTGGAACCCACCAAGGAGCTTTCCCACGCTCTACCTGGCGCTGGACCGTCCCACGATGTTGGCGGAACTGAAGCGTACGGCGCTCAGATTCGGAATTCCGCCCGAGAGTTTGCTGCCGCGAGCGGTCTATCGCTTCTACATAGCGCTCCACCATTGTCTCGACCTGCGGGATGCGAGCGGCCGGGAGGCTGTGGGTCTGAGTCTCGATGCCATTCGCAGCGACGACTTGCGGCGATGTCGAAAGGTCGCAACGGCGGCGCACTACCTCGGTCTCGAAGGATTGCTGGCGCCGTCCGCCACGGGCGCGGGTTTCACGATCGCCATCTTCACGGACCGGCTCCGGCCGGACTCATGCATAGAGCCGGGCGATGCCGAGATTCTGAACGCGCTGCCCCAACCCTGGACCTGATCCCAAGTCGCGTTGGCCTCGCCGCGCAGCGGAAGCAGGGATCGGAGAGCCGCACCGAAATGCCAACCGCCATCAGCGGCTCGCACAGATTGCAAGTAGTACTTTCAATCTGCGCAGCCGCTCGGCTAACTGGGCCGTTCAGCCATGATCGCCTGCACAACGGGCGCGGCGATCGGCCGCCCGCCTACCTCATTCCGGCACCGGCATCTCCGCCAGCATCTCGTCCGTGATGTAGCGACCCAGCCCGAACACCTTGCGGTCCGAGTACCAGAAGATCCGCTCGCCGTTCAGCTCCGTCAGGCTGGCGTACATCGAGAGCCACCATTTGTAGAACGGCGGCACGCCCACGCAGTTGGTGTCAAAGAGCAGCACTGGGTCGCTGAACCAGATCGGCTGATGCGCGTCGGGGCGGTACTCGCCCAGCGAAATGAACTGCGGCCGGCGGCTGCTGTTCGAGTCGCCGATGCCTACCGAGCCATAGCCCCACCCGTCGTGATTCTGGAGCAGCTGGAGATAGCGGCCGTCGTTGAGGCGGTAGAGCGGCGTCGGGGACACCGGGTTCTCCATCGGCTCGCCGCCATCCCTGTACCGGAGCATCTCCGTGGGCCGCCACGAGTGGCCGTGGTCGTCCGAAACCGTGTACCAGATCTGCCCATTGCGCGTGCGCATCACCGTCATCAGCCGGTCGTCCGGCAGCAGCACCGGCGCCGGCTCCTGGCAGAACGACGAGCCTTCCGGGGCGTCCGGGTCGCTTTCGAGCGGCACGGTGATCAGCTCTTCGTCGTCCGGCAGCCAGGTGATCTTCACGTCGCGCGGATCCGGGTCCTCGTCGATGTTGTCGAAGCGCATGAACTGGCAGCGGCAGTCGCTGCGGTAGTACTGCACCTTGCCGTCCGGCCGGCGCACCCCGGTTACCTGCCGCGCCGCCGGCGAGGCCCACTCGGTGTAGCCCACCAGGACCCGGTCCAGCGCGTCCCGGATCGGCTTCTGCCACACGATGGAGTTTGTGCCAATGCTCGGGTCGGGATGGCTCAGGATCGTGCGCCGGTAGGAAATGTCCACGCCGCCCGGCGTCCAGGTGCGGCCGTCGTCGTCGGAGTAGCTGCAGCGCAGAAAGCTGGTCTGATAGCTGAGCCCGACGCCCGTCCCCTTGTTGTAGAAGGCATAGATGCGGCCCGTGCGGCTGATCACCGGAAACCCGAAGCACGTCGCCTGGCCGGGCTTGGGTCCCGGCGGGTCGAACTCGCCCGGCTCGGACCAGCTGCGCCCGCCGTCCTCACTGCGCGCGTAGAGCACCGTGTGGTCCGAGGCGTCCTGCTTGGTGCCATAGGTCCAGATGGCCAGCAGATCGCCGCCCGGCGTCTCGGACACCAGCACGTGGTCCACCGCCTCCACCCACTCCGGCGGCTGCTTGGGCAGGAAGAAGACCAGGTCAGGATTCGTGCGGCGCCAATCGTCGCTAAAGCACTCGTAGTCGCCCTCGACCGGCATGACACACCCCGCTCACCATCACCCCGGACGCGCTCCGTCCGGCTAGCCGCAGCCTAGTCCGTCCCAAGCAGCGGCGCGAACGATTCAGCGCCCCTCACGTCCGCGTTCCCACGCGGGTACGATGCGCGGCACGTGGTGGCGGAGGCGTGGGGGTGGCGTGATGGCGCAGGACAACCGATTCGGCATCCCCGGCGTGCCGTTTCCCGTCGGGGTGGAGTACTACCGCCCGCCCACGCCCAAGCCCGAGGTCTGGGACGAGGACTTTGCGCGACTCAGCGCCGCCGGGTTGCGCGTCGTGCGCTCGTTCCCTTACTGGCAGTGGTTCGAGCCGAGCCCCGGCGTCTACGAGATGGACGACATCGACCTGCTTTTCGACACCGCCGAGAAGCACGGGCTCTACGTCTGGCTGGACGTGCCCACGGCCACTCACGGCGCCGGTCCCGACTGGCTGCTGCGCCACTACCCCGACATGCAAGTCGTCAACTACCGCAACGAGCTGGTCGTGCAGGACGCGCACCCGGCCTATGCCCAGGGCGCCCAGGTCCATTGCTTCGATCACCCCGAGTTTCGCCGCCTGGCCGGCGACTTCCTGCGGCACGCCATCAACCGCTACAAGGACCGGCCCAATCTGCTGATCTGGGGCATCTGGGACGGACCGAACCTGTCGTCGGCCTGGGCGGCCCAGGGCGGTGGTTTCCCCTGCTACTGCGTGCACACGTTGGCGCTCTACAAGGCCTGGCTGCGGAAGCAATTCACCCTGGACGAGCTCAACGTGGTGTTCGACCGCCGCTTCCGCCGCTGGGAGGACGTCGAGCCGCCGCGCTCCAACCGCAACGTCGTCGAGATGCGCTGGTACCGGCGCTTCCATCACGAGAACATCGCCGACTATCTGAAGTGGATGATGGACCTGGCGAACTCTATCGACCCCGTGCACGAAAAGCGCGCCCACGGCGGCTGGCGGCCGCAGCCGAAGGACGAGTACTGCGCCCCGCTGGTCGACAGCTGGGGCATGTCCATGTCGTCCAACCACCTGCTGACCGTGGACGACCCGAACTTCATCGCCGACCGGGCCCTCGGCTTCGACTGGTCACGCCAGGTGGGGCGCAACGGGCGCTGGTGGAACGAGGAGATCTACGCCGGCATGTCGCGCGGTGGCGTGACCTGGAAGAAGCAGTCGCACCCCTGTGAACAGACCATGCTGCTCTGGATGACGCTGATCGGCGGCGCGGCCGGCGCCATGTTCTGGCAGTACCGGCCCGAATACCTGAGCTTCGAGTCGCCCGGCTACAACATGGTGGCGCTGGACGGCGAGCCCACGCCCCGTTTCCGAGCGGTGGTCGAGGCCCTGGAGCAGATTGAGGGGCTGAGCGATCACCTGCCGCTGGAGGTACCGCGCGCCGACGTGGCCATCGTCTACGACGCCCACGCGCACGAGCTGTTCCAATTCGGCGAGCAGGACGAGCGCTTCATGGCCGACTTTCGCGGCGTCTACCGCACGCTCTGGCTGCGGGGAATCCCGGCGGACCCGGTCACGCCCAAGATGGACTGGTCCGGTTACCGGCTGCTGGTGCTGCCGAACGTGGCGCTGATGGACGACGCGACGCGCGACCGCCTGGCGCGCACGCTCGACGAAGACCCTGAGGTCCAGGTGCTGATCGAGGGCAGCTTCGGCACCTACTCGCATGACGGCCAGTCCAGCTACAACCCGCCCGAGGGCTTCGCCGACCGGATCGGCGTGCGCGTGGCGGACCTCTCGGCAGTCACCGAGACCGACATCGCAAACGGGCGCAACGTCCTCGAGACGCCCCACGGCCCGGTACCCGTCACGACCACGTGCGGCTACGCCATCCTCGAACCTCAGGGCTCGACCGAAGCCATCGCCCATCTGGGTGATCAGACGGTTGCCGTGCGCAGCGGAGACGGCCGCATCACCTGGTACGGCCTCACCCTGTCCGCGGGATTCGACGACGTCGCCATTCCCGCCGTCGTGCAGGGCGCGGTCGACGACGCGGGCGTCAGCGCCCCGGTCGACGTCGACGGCGACCCCATCGTGCCGGTTCTCAGGCGATCGAAGCAGGGCGGTTGGCTCATCTTCACGCAGAACCTGTCGCGGCAGGGGGCCTCGGCCACGCTGCGTCCGGCTTGGCCGGTGTCGGAGGTCACGGACCTTATCGCGCACGCCCCGGTCGCCATCGATGACAGCGGCTTCCAGGTCACCATGGAGCCCTGGAGCGTCGGCGTGTTCCACTGCAACGAGGCCTAGCCGAAGAGAGGAAAGCGCCAATGCCGGTTGAAGGCGACTACGCCTGCTACAGCAAGGATTGGCGGCGCACGGACCCGGACCTGGTGCTCCACCTGCCCACGCGGGTGCCCGAACACCCCGAGCACCAGGACCACGTGCTGGTGGACTACACGCCGGGCGGCGACCTGCTCGCCATCTGGACCCTGGCCTATGAGCCGGACGCACGCGACTACGGCGTCTACTTCGCCCGCAGCTCGGATCACGGCCACACCTGGACCGAGCCGGCGCAGATTCACGAGGCCGGGACGGCCGGCCAGGTCAGCAGCTTCGGCTTTCCCGTCATTGCGTCCAGCGGGCGCATCTACTGCTACTACAACCGGTCCGTCGGCTACGGCGAGAACGCTCTCAACGCCGTGCTGCGCTGTCGCTACTCCGACGACGACGGCCACACCTGGATCGACGGCGGCGTCGACATCGAGTACCGCCGCACGCCCATCGATCATCCCGATCCCACGGTTCCGCCCATGGGGATCGTCTGGCAGAAGCCGATTCGCGACGCCAAGGGGCGCCACGTGGTGGCGTTCACCCGCTGGGCCGCGCAGTACATCACGCCCAAGCCCTACGTGCCGCACATGGGCGACCGGCCCAACGGCATGTTCCGCGAGTTTCGCTGCGAGTTCCTGCGCTTCGAAAACATCGACGAGGGACCGGACCCCACTGACGTGCAGATCACCTGGCTGCCCGAGGACGAGAACCTGATCCAGGTGCCGGTCAGCTTCGAGCCGCAGGCCTCCGACGGCTACACCTTCTGCGAGGAGCCGGGGCTGGTGCTGCTGCCGGACGGCCGCCTGTTCGCCGAGATGCGCACCGCCAACGGCGAGCTCTGGTACACGGTGTCGGACGACGCCGAGGCGCTCACCTGGCGTCCCACCGAGGTCCTGCGCTTTCGCGATGGCGGAGAGCCCATGCTCAACCCCAACTCGCCGTCGCCGATGTATCGGTTGGAGGACGGGCGCTACCTGCTCCTCTTCCAAAACCACGACGGCTGGGGCTATGGCGGCAAGGGACCGCTCGCGTTAGAGAGCCGCCGCCCGCAGTTCCTGGCCGTCGGCGAGTACCGGCCGGAGGCCCATCAGCCGGTGTGGTTCAGCGAGCCGCTGCTGCTGTTCGACACGCACAAGGTGGGCGTCTTTCCGCTCTTCATGTGGTGGCTGTCCATGTATTCCAGCCTCACCGAGCGCGACGGGCGCCGCATCCTCTGGTACACCGACCGCAAGCTGTTCTCGCTGGGCAAATACATCACCGACGAGATGCTGGAGCCGCTGACAGTCCCGGTGTGACGCGCTCGCGGCATTGACAGGGAGCGGCTCGGCCGGTACGCCATAGCCGCACCACCACCGAGATCAGCGCCTGATGTATAGCCGGATCAAGCGCCGCGCCTACGAGATCGTCGAGCCGACGCCCGAAGGCGACCGCCCAAGCCACTTCTTCGACATGGCCCTTATCACGCTCATTTCGCTCAACCTGCTGGCGATCGCCCTCGAGACGATTTCGCCCCTTGACGAGCGGGCCGGCGGCGCCTTTCTTGTCTTCGAGATCGTATCCGTGGCGATCTTCACGGTGGAATATCTCGTGCGCGTCTGGGCGTGCACGGAAGATCCGGCCTTCGCCCACCCAATAAAGGGACGGCTGCGGTTTGCGATTCAGCCGATGGTGCTGATGGACCTGATCGCCATCCTTCCGTTCTACATCCCGCTGCTGGTGACGGCCGACTTGCGCTTCGTGCGCTCGCTGCGGCTGCTGCGAGTCTTCCGGCTGGTCAAGATCACGCGCTATTCCGAGTCCATGACAATCGTCGGCTCGGTCCTGCGCAGTCGTCGCGAGGTGTTGCTCTCCACCCTGTTCGTCACCTTCGTCCTCCTGTTCATGGCGTCGGTGCTGATGTACTTGGCGGAGCGCGACGCGCAGCCCGAAGGCTTCTCGAGCATTCCGGCCGCCATGTGGTGGGGCATGGTGACGCTGACGACCGTGGGCTATGGCGACCTGGCGCCGGCGACGCCGGTCGGTCGCATTCTGGGCGCCGTGGTCGCGCTGTTTGGCATTGGGCTCTTCGCCTTGCCCGCCGGAATCCTGGGGTCGGCCTTCGTGGACGAAATCGAGGCCCGCCGGTCCGCGAGGCAAGTGCAGGCGTGCCCCCATTGCGGCAAGCCCATCGGCGACCACGCGTCATCCGACACATGACCCAGGGCGCGTTGGTACCCTCGGCCATCCCGCGCGTGCGAGAGATCAGCCATGACGTCTGACGCGCCCATCGTTGTCGACGCCCACAACCACTATTGGGTGATCGGGAAGTCCCACTTGAATTGGATGGACGACTCCATCCCCGACACGTTGCGCCGGACGTACACCCCGTCCACCCTCAAGCCGCGCATGGACGCCGCGGGCGTGCATCGCTCGGTCATCGTCGAGGCGAGCACGGAGTGGGCCGAGCAGCCCTGGTACCTGGACCTGTGCGACGAGTACGACTTCGTCGTCGGCGTGATCGCCAACCTGGATCTTACGGCCTCGGATCTCGAAGCGAAGCTGGAAAAGCTTGCGGCCAGTCCCTGGTTCAAGGGCCTGCGCGCCGGGGCCGAGAACATGCCCGACACCGCCTGGCTGGCCCGCGACGACGTGCGCCGCGGCATCCGTACCGTGGTCTCGCGCGGCTACATCGTGGAGCTGCTGGTCAAGACGCCGCACCTGCCCCACATCCCCACGATCGCGCGGGAAAACGATGGCGGGAAGCTGATCGTGGATCACATGGCCAAGCCGCCGTTCGAATCGGGCGACCTCTCGGCGTGGCATGAGGGCATGCGCGCGCTGGCGCCCTACGAGCACCTGCGGGTGAAGGTTTCGGGCCTGCTCACCGAGTGCCCCTCGTCGCCGACCACGGCAACCATCCAGCCGGCGGTCGACACGGTCCTCGACGCGTTCGACATCGACCGGCTGATCTGGGGCAGCGACTGGCCGGTGGCCCTGATGGCCGCCCCCTACGAGGACACGTTCGAGCGGGTCACGGCCGCACTGGGCGGGCTCAGCCCCAGCGAACGCGCGGCGCTGCTTGGCGGAAACGCCATTGATTTCTACGAGCTTGCATGAGACGTGCCTGCCGAACATGAGCAATTGGAGATCGTCGGCGCACCGGACGGAATGCGCGCTGCGTGCGTTTCAACTTCCAACACGTACTTTCGGGCACGCTCTAGCGTGATGGAATACCGGCCAAACCCCGCAACCGTCTGCTGTAGATGCCTGACGAAAGGAATAGGATGCCCGTACAACGCTATTCGGTAAACCAATATCCAATCGAGACCTTACTCACCTGGATCAAGACGGATGAGATCGCTATCCCAGAGATCCAAAGACCATTTGTTTGGAACGCGGCTAAGGTGAGGGACTTCATAGACTCTCTCTACAACGGCTATCCCGTCGGTTATCTGATCGCATGGCGGAACCACGATGTTCGACTGAAGGACGGAACTCAGTCGGCAGGCAAGCGCATATTGATCGACGGTCAGCAGCGCGTAACCGCGTTACTGGCTGCACTGCTTGGCGAGCAAGTAGTCACCAAGGCCTACAAGCGCACCCGAGTTTCCATAGCTTTTCACCCCGGTGAAGAACGCTTCGAAGTAACGAATGCGGCAATTCGCCGCGACCGCGGATGGATCGCCGATATCTCTACCATGTTCTCGTCAGACGTTAAGATATTACAGATATTAGATCAATATTGTAACGCGAATCCAGCGGCAGACCGGGACAAATCCTACGAGTGCCTTGAGAAGCTTCGCGGGATTACCAGTAACCATCTCGGCCTAATCGAGTTGAACTCGGATCTTGAGGTGGAGACCGTGGCGGAGATCTTCGTGCGCATCAACCGCCAGGGAGTGACGCTCAATGCGGCCGATTTCGCAATGTCCAAGATGGCGGCAACCGAACAGCACAACGGCCACCTGCTACGCAAGTGCATCGATTACTTCTGCCACCTTGCAGTTGCTCCGGAAGCGTACTCGAATCTAGCGAACGATGGAGACTTTGCCTCCACTGAGTACTTTCGTACATTGGAGTGGCTGAAGCACGAAAAAGACGACCTTTATGATCCCTCATATACAGATATGCTGCGGGTCGCATTCACATCACGGTTCAAGCGCGGAAGCTTAGAAGATTTGGTTGCACTACTCTCGGGCCGTAATTTCGAGACCCGAGTCTTTGAAGAAGCAACGGCGCAGAAGTCATTCGAGACACTTGAGAATGGCATCCTGAGCTATATGAACGAGACTAACTTCAAGCGGTTTACTATGATCCTACGCTCTGCTGGATTCGTAGATTCGTCTTTAATACGGTCCCACAATACTGTAAATTTTGCTTACATACTCTATCTGACACTACGTGAACAGCAGGAAGCTCCTCATCGGATAGAACGGCTCGTTCGCCGTTGGTTTGTGATGTCAATCCTGACTGGCCGGTATACTGGCTCTCCTGAAACCGCCTTCGGCGTCGATATTGGCAACATTGATTCGCAAGGCGCAGCTGCCTATCTTGATACCATCGAACGCGGTGAGCTCTCAAGCGCGTTCTGGGATGTTGGTCTGCCTCAACAGATGGATTCGTCTGTGGCTAGCAGCCCTTATGTCAACGTTTACCTTGCCAGTCAAATAAGAGCACAGGACAAGGGATTTCTCTCGCGCGACATAACCGTTCGTGACTTAATCGAAGGTCAACTGCACATTCATCATGTTTTCCCCCGAAACTACTTGAGGCAGCATGGGTTGCAACGAAGGCGGTATAATCAGATTGCGAATTATGTAGTGATGCAGCCGGAAATCAACATCGCAATTGGAGACAATGCTCCATCGGCATATTTTTCCGAGCTATGGCACCAATGTAACAATGGGCAGACTCGGTACGGAGGGATTACTGACGCCGATGAACTGAAAGACAATCTTGGTTCTCACTGCATCCCTGGCGGGATGGATTCGGCTACAGCTGGAGACTATGACCGGTTTCTTATAGAACGGCGAAGGTTAATGGCTGGAAAGATGCATGATTACTATGTGGCTCTATAGTGACTCTGCCGAACAGCCATCGCTCGTTATTGTGTATATGGACCTTTGCAAGTGTCGGTTGTCCTGGCCCGAAGGCTTGTGGAGCTGTCGGTTGGAACAGTCTTTCTCTCGGTTTGGCTGTAGAGTGTGGTTGAATGCAAGATTGGAATGTTTTCATTCGTAATAGAACCGTCGGATGCTCGTATTGGCAGCGCGCGGCGGGCGAGTTGAGCGCGCACACAAGGGAGGCGTATAGATGTCATCGATGACGATGCGGCTGACGAAGCGGCAGTTCCTGCGGCTGGTCGGATCGGCCGCCGGCGTGGCGGCGACCTACCACACCATGAACACGCTGGGCCTGTTGGGCCCGGCGAGCGCGCAGGCGGCGACGCCGGACCTGCCGAACGGCTCGGGCTTCGGCAAGCGCGTGGTGATCCTGGGCGCCGGCATCTCCGGCATGACGGCCGCCTACGAGCTATCCAAGGCGGGCTATCACTGCACCATCCTGGAAGCCACCAACCGCGCCGGCGGTCGCAATCTGACGGCTCGCGCGGGTGACGTGATCCACGAGGTCGACAGCCGGCAATGGGTGGACTTCGACCACGAGGACCATCTCTACGCCAACCTCGGCCCGGCCCGCATCCCCTACCACCACCGCGCCATCCTTGGCTACTGCAAGGCGTTCGGCGTCGAGCTCGAGATGTTCACCAACGACAACCGCGCCGCCTTCTTCCACAACGCCGAGCGGTTTGGCGGGCAGCCGGTCGTGGGGCGGCGGGTGATGACCGACCAGCGCGGCTACATCGCCGAGCTGCTGGCCAAGGCCATCAACCGCAACGCGCTGGACGACGACCTGACCGCCGACGACAAAGAGCGGCTCCTGCCCATGCTGGTCGAGTTCGGCGGCCTGGACGCCGACTATCTTTACGCTGGCTCGAATCGCGCCGGCTACCAGGGCGAGAGCGTCAATGCGGGGCTCGCGCCGGGTGACGTCAACGATCCCCTGGACTTCAGCGAGCTGCTGCGGTCGGAGTTCTGGGAATACAAGCTCCACTTCAGCCAATTCCTCAACCAGAATCCGACCCTGTTTCAACCCGTGGGCGGCATGGACGCCATCGCCAAGGCCTTCGAGACAAGGGTCAGGCGGATCATCCGCTACAACAGCCCCGTCGAGGAGATCCGCAAGACTGCCGACGGCGCCCGCGTGGTCCACCGGAACCAACGCAGCGGAGTCAGCGAAGCCGTCGACGCCGATTACGTCATCTGCACCATCCCCGCGCCGGTCCTGAAGGACATCCCCAACGACTTCACGCCCGAGACCCAGGCCGCCATCGAGTCCGTCGCGTTCGTTCCCGCCGTCAAGATCGGCTTCCAGGCTCGCCGCCGCTTCTGGGAAGACGACCACGCCATCTATGGCGGCATCTCGTGGACCGACCAGGACATCACCCAAATCTGGTATCCGGCGAACGGGTACCACCGCGAGAAGGGCGTCGTCATGGGCGCCTACATCTGGGACGACTTCCCAGGCCAGGGCGAGCGCTGGGCGAATATGACCCCGCCGGAGCGCCTGCGGACCGCCATCGCCGAGGGCGAGCACCTCCACCCCGGATATGCCCAGGAGATCGAGTCGGGCATCAGCCGCGCCTGGCTCAAGGCGCCCTATCAGCTCGGTGCCTGGCCCGAGAGCTACCAGCCCCCCGCTGAGATCCTCGCCCCCGACGGCCCGATCTACTTCGCCGGCGACCAGGTCACCGCACTGCCGGGCTGGCAGGAAGGCGCCGCCCTGGCGGCCCACGCGGTGGTGAACGCCATCCACGCGCGGATCATGGCGGGCTAAGGCGCGGTCCCCGCGCTGATGGATCGTCAGGCGGTCTGGATTGGGGCCGATCCAGGCGGAACTACGAATTTTGGCATCGCGGAGCTGTACGCGGACGGCACTACTAGGACCGCCTGCGTCTCATCCGCCCGCGAAGCCGCCGGGTGGGTCAGAGGCGCAGATCGGGCCAAGCACCAACATATTGCCTAGCGGCCGTGTGTTGCGGTCCTCGTCCGAGCGGCTTTCGAATATAGACATTTCATCATATCTGGATATTCTCCTGTGCTAACGTTCACGCGCCGTTAAACGAGTAGGCATTGCGGGGCGTGTGCATGCTTAGTGACAGCCACATGCAGGCCGCGGCGCCGGTCCTGTTGCAAGTGAGAGTGACGACCACGCGCCTGACAGTGCGGCTGGCTTCCGACGTGCAGAACTGACCATGGAACTAATCCTGGCGATCCTAGTCTTGAGCGCCATCGCCGCTCTCGTCGGAGCCATCATCAGGCAGATTTCATTCAATAGGGCGGCACGGACCTTCGACGTTCCCGCCCTTGTCCGCCAGGGCTGGCGAATAGAAAGCGAAACTGACCAGCACGTAGTGCTCGTCAAAGGGCATCGCGTCAACCACGTCCTTCACCTGCTTCTGTGCATTCCGACCGTCGGTCTATGGGTAGTCGTCTGGGTCCTCCTGGCCATCACCGGTGGCGAGCAGCGGAAAGTGATACCAAATCGCGACCCAGAAGTCGACCCCACCACTCGATCGCGCACAGTGCCGACGACTCGATCCAGCAGACCAATCGCCGATCGATTGGACAAACCTGAGACTGCTGGATCAAAAGCGCGCTCGACAGCGTCACCAGGCGAACACTCACAAGTCGGATCTGCGGCAAAGTGGCTAACCACTAGCTTTACGGGGCTAATCGTCCTAGTAGTCCTAATCGCGTTCATTGTGGGTGCCGTGGCCGACAATCAGGCTTCCAGAATCCAACCTTCTTACACCCCGAACTTTCTCGCTAGCACACCTACTCCGTCCGCCCCGCGTGCTCTACTTCTCCGTCTCACGCCTACTCCAGCCTCTCGTTCAGCTCCCACCTCAACACCCGCACTCTTGCGCACGCCCACCCCAACCCAAAGCCCACCTCCGAGTCCTACGCCTACGATAACTCCCACCCCCGTACCTACCCCGACTCCCACTCCGCGGCCCACTCCTACCCCTACTCCCGCGCCCATCGAGATGGCACTTGCCGAACTCCTAGACGAATATGACCAAAACAAAGTGCGCGCCAATACCCAACTGCGATACCAGCAGAATGGCAAACGAGAAGTAGCTACCTCCGGCTTTATTTCTCGTATCGAAGAACTTTATAGTGTTCTCACGCCCACGCAGGAAGGGTACTCAGCTCAAGAGCTGCGTTGCTATTACGCCAATACAGAAGCAGCATTGCACATTACAAAAGGTGAATCCGTTTCAGTGATCGGTAGAATCCGAGGGGTAGGTGAATATTCGGGTGTATTGCACATGTATGCATGTAAATTGAAGGGACTGGAATTGGAGTCATATCCCAAAGTATCTATCAGATCGCTTCGCGAAAATGTTGTGCAGGTATTTTGCGTTCAGGAAGCATCTGTCTTCGGTGTCGTAAGGCTCTCGTCGGAAAACAGAGGAACAGGTGTGATTATAGATGCCGAAGAGGGCACAATATTAACCGTGCATCATGTAGTCGCAGACGAAAACGACTGCAAAAGGGTGGAGATTTCGTTACCCGGATCTGCACAACGAATCCCGGTGGCGATTCGCAAGCACTGTGCATCGATCGACAGGGCCCGGCTACAGGTATCTCCCCGAGTCTTCGGGTCACGGCCAATTGAAGCCATCTACAGATCGTCTGCTCCTGCTCAGATTGAT is a window of Chloroflexota bacterium DNA encoding:
- a CDS encoding amidohydrolase family protein translates to MTSDAPIVVDAHNHYWVIGKSHLNWMDDSIPDTLRRTYTPSTLKPRMDAAGVHRSVIVEASTEWAEQPWYLDLCDEYDFVVGVIANLDLTASDLEAKLEKLAASPWFKGLRAGAENMPDTAWLARDDVRRGIRTVVSRGYIVELLVKTPHLPHIPTIARENDGGKLIVDHMAKPPFESGDLSAWHEGMRALAPYEHLRVKVSGLLTECPSSPTTATIQPAVDTVLDAFDIDRLIWGSDWPVALMAAPYEDTFERVTAALGGLSPSERAALLGGNAIDFYELA
- a CDS encoding sialidase family protein; translated protein: MPVEGDYECFSDDWRRTNPDLVFFLPKQPPEWVEAVDHVLVSETPGGDLLAIWTYGTKQDASDHTVLYARSEDGGRSWSEPGEFDPPGPKPGQATCFGFPVISRTGRIYAFYNKGTGVGLSYQTSFLRCSYSDDDGRTWTPGGVDISYRRTILSHPDPSIGTNSIVWQKPIRDALDRVLVGYTEWASPAARQVTGVRRPDGKVQYYRSDCRCQFMRFDNIDEDPDPRDVKITWLPDDEELITVPLESDPDAPEGSSFCQEPAPVLLPDDRLMTVMRTRNGQIWYTVSDDHGHSWRPTEMLRYRDGGEPMENPVSPTPLYRLNDGRYLQLLQNHDGWGYGSVGIGDSNSSRRPQFISLGEYRPDAHQPIWFSDPVLLFDTNCVGVPPFYKWWLSMYASLTELNGERIFWYSDRKVFGLGRYITDEMLAEMPVPE
- a CDS encoding beta-galactosidase, with translation MAQDNRFGIPGVPFPVGVEYYRPPTPKPEVWDEDFARLSAAGLRVVRSFPYWQWFEPSPGVYEMDDIDLLFDTAEKHGLYVWLDVPTATHGAGPDWLLRHYPDMQVVNYRNELVVQDAHPAYAQGAQVHCFDHPEFRRLAGDFLRHAINRYKDRPNLLIWGIWDGPNLSSAWAAQGGGFPCYCVHTLALYKAWLRKQFTLDELNVVFDRRFRRWEDVEPPRSNRNVVEMRWYRRFHHENIADYLKWMMDLANSIDPVHEKRAHGGWRPQPKDEYCAPLVDSWGMSMSSNHLLTVDDPNFIADRALGFDWSRQVGRNGRWWNEEIYAGMSRGGVTWKKQSHPCEQTMLLWMTLIGGAAGAMFWQYRPEYLSFESPGYNMVALDGEPTPRFRAVVEALEQIEGLSDHLPLEVPRADVAIVYDAHAHELFQFGEQDERFMADFRGVYRTLWLRGIPADPVTPKMDWSGYRLLVLPNVALMDDATRDRLARTLDEDPEVQVLIEGSFGTYSHDGQSSYNPPEGFADRIGVRVADLSAVTETDIANGRNVLETPHGPVPVTTTCGYAILEPQGSTEAIAHLGDQTVAVRSGDGRITWYGLTLSAGFDDVAIPAVVQGAVDDAGVSAPVDVDGDPIVPVLRRSKQGGWLIFTQNLSRQGASATLRPAWPVSEVTDLIAHAPVAIDDSGFQVTMEPWSVGVFHCNEA
- a CDS encoding exo-alpha-sialidase, producing the protein MPVEGDYACYSKDWRRTDPDLVLHLPTRVPEHPEHQDHVLVDYTPGGDLLAIWTLAYEPDARDYGVYFARSSDHGHTWTEPAQIHEAGTAGQVSSFGFPVIASSGRIYCYYNRSVGYGENALNAVLRCRYSDDDGHTWIDGGVDIEYRRTPIDHPDPTVPPMGIVWQKPIRDAKGRHVVAFTRWAAQYITPKPYVPHMGDRPNGMFREFRCEFLRFENIDEGPDPTDVQITWLPEDENLIQVPVSFEPQASDGYTFCEEPGLVLLPDGRLFAEMRTANGELWYTVSDDAEALTWRPTEVLRFRDGGEPMLNPNSPSPMYRLEDGRYLLLFQNHDGWGYGGKGPLALESRRPQFLAVGEYRPEAHQPVWFSEPLLLFDTHKVGVFPLFMWWLSMYSSLTERDGRRILWYTDRKLFSLGKYITDEMLEPLTVPV
- a CDS encoding ion transporter, whose amino-acid sequence is MYSRIKRRAYEIVEPTPEGDRPSHFFDMALITLISLNLLAIALETISPLDERAGGAFLVFEIVSVAIFTVEYLVRVWACTEDPAFAHPIKGRLRFAIQPMVLMDLIAILPFYIPLLVTADLRFVRSLRLLRVFRLVKITRYSESMTIVGSVLRSRREVLLSTLFVTFVLLFMASVLMYLAERDAQPEGFSSIPAAMWWGMVTLTTVGYGDLAPATPVGRILGAVVALFGIGLFALPAGILGSAFVDEIEARRSARQVQACPHCGKPIGDHASSDT
- a CDS encoding RES family NAD+ phosphorylase — its product is MLDPRIVERIDSIEPVGFGGRAYRHVSPTHSSMSGEGARLHGGRWNPPRSFPTLYLALDRPTMLAELKRTALRFGIPPESLLPRAVYRFYIALHHCLDLRDASGREAVGLSLDAIRSDDLRRCRKVATAAHYLGLEGLLAPSATGAGFTIAIFTDRLRPDSCIEPGDAEILNALPQPWT